One Bacteroidota bacterium genomic window carries:
- a CDS encoding ribose-phosphate pyrophosphokinase, translating to MKNKAPIKFFAGRSSAYLAEKIANSFGSELGKSSVLEFSDGEFQPAYDESVRGCIVFIVQSTFPPQDNLMELLLMIDAAKRASAYKVVAVMPYLGLARQDRKDRPRCSIGAKLAADLLTSAGVDRIMTMDLHADQIQGFFNVPVDHLYASSLFVPYLKSLEQDLVIAAPDMGGSKRANAYARFLNSDMVICYKSRKKANVIGEMRIIGDVAGRNIVIVDDMIDTAGTVCLAADMMMNEGAASVRVMATHPVLSGPAYERIDKSVIKEVVVSDTIPLRGHSDKVKVISVADLFADVINKVYKYKSISSNFIF from the coding sequence ATGAAAAACAAAGCCCCTATTAAGTTCTTTGCCGGTCGTTCCTCAGCATACCTGGCAGAAAAAATCGCCAATAGTTTCGGATCAGAACTTGGAAAAAGTTCAGTGCTGGAATTCAGCGACGGTGAGTTTCAACCTGCTTATGATGAGTCGGTAAGGGGGTGTATTGTGTTTATTGTGCAATCAACTTTTCCACCTCAGGACAACCTGATGGAATTACTATTGATGATTGATGCCGCCAAAAGGGCCTCCGCTTACAAAGTAGTAGCTGTAATGCCTTATCTTGGATTGGCACGTCAGGATAGAAAAGACCGCCCTCGCTGTTCGATTGGGGCCAAATTAGCTGCCGACCTCCTTACCAGTGCCGGCGTAGACCGCATTATGACTATGGACTTGCATGCCGACCAAATACAAGGATTCTTTAATGTGCCGGTAGATCACCTTTATGCCTCCTCTTTGTTTGTGCCCTATTTGAAAAGCCTTGAGCAAGACCTTGTAATTGCAGCACCTGATATGGGTGGCTCGAAAAGGGCCAATGCTTATGCCCGCTTTCTGAACAGCGACATGGTTATTTGCTACAAATCGCGCAAAAAAGCCAATGTCATTGGCGAAATGCGTATTATTGGCGATGTGGCTGGCCGGAATATTGTAATAGTTGACGATATGATTGACACAGCCGGAACAGTATGCCTTGCGGCCGACATGATGATGAACGAAGGTGCAGCCAGTGTGCGTGTGATGGCTACCCACCCTGTATTATCTGGCCCCGCCTATGAACGCATCGATAAATCGGTTATCAAAGAAGTAGTGGTTTCCGATACCATTCCACTTCGTGGACACTCCGACAAAGTAAAAGTGATTTCGGTGGCAGACCTTTTTGCCGATGTCATTAACAAGGTTTACAAGTACAAATCGATAAGTTCAAATTTTATTTTTTAA